One region of Gouania willdenowi chromosome 13, fGouWil2.1, whole genome shotgun sequence genomic DNA includes:
- the nmd3 gene encoding 60S ribosomal export protein NMD3 gives MEYMQAPAQTSQGNILCCTCGVPIPPNPANMCVACLRTQVDISEGIPKQVTVHFCKQCERYLQPPATWMQCGLESRELLALCLKKLKSSMTKVRLIDAGFLWTEPHSKRIKLKLTIQKEVMNGAILQQVFVVEFVVQYQMCEDCHRVEAKDFWKAVVQVRQKTVHKKTFYYLEQLILKHKLHQNALNIKEIHEGIDFYYGSKQHAQKMVDFLQCTVPCRSKTSQRLISHDIHSNTFNYKSTFSMEIVPVCKDSVVCLSPRLAQSLGNMGQVCVCTRVTSTIHLIDPSTLQIAEVDGNTYWRFPFNSLCIPRQLEEFIVMDIDMIREQKLGAGAGVRSNKHTLAEVWVQKTSEMNTSQQYHCRTFLGHLLNIGDLVLGFDFANSNVNDEYLNKMNPHHVPDVVLIKKSYDRSRRMKRRNWRLQEMDRDREGMDTDERQYQDFLEDLEEDEALRKNVNIYKDTSKIPVESDTDDDGAPRISLMEMLEELSLSDATGGEGADMLTE, from the exons ATGGAGTACATGCAGGCTCCTGCACAGACCAGCCAGGGTAACAT CCTGTGCTGCACCTGTGGGGTCCCCATTCCTCCTAACCCAGCCAACATGTGTGTGGCATGCCTTCGCACCCAGGTCGACATCTCTGAGGGGATTCCTAAACAAGTCACAGTGCACTTCTGCAAGCAGTGTGAACG ATACCTGCAACCTCCAGCCACTTGGATGCAGTGTGGGCTTGAGTCCCGGGAACTTCTGGCTCTTTGTCTGAAAAAGCTGAAGAGCTCCATGACCAAA GTGCGTCTCATTGATGCTGGCTTCCTGTGGACAGAACCACACTCCAAAAGAATTAAGTTGAAACTGACCATTCAGAAAGAG GTGATGAACGGTGCAATCCTGCAGCAGGTGTTTGTTGTAGAGTTTGTCGTCCAGTACCAGATGTGCGAAGACTGCCATCGTGTGGAAGCCAAAGACTTCTGGAAAGCTGTGGTTCAGGTCAGGCAAAAG actGTTCATAAAAAGACATTCTACTATTTAGAGCAGCTCATTCTCAAACACAAGCTCCACCAGAACGCTCTCAACATCAAAGAAATCCATG AGGGAATTGATTTCTATTACGGCTCCAAACAGCACGCTCAGAAGATGGTGGACTTTTTGCAGTGCACCGTGCCGTGCAG gtCAAAGACGTCTCAGCGGCTCATTTCTCACGACATCCACTCAAACACATTCAACTATAAGAGCACCTTCTCTATGGAAATTGTACCCGTCTGCAAG GACAGTGTGGTGTGCCTTTCACCGCGGCTGGCACAGAGCCTGGGCAACATGGGTCAGGTCTGTGTGTGTACCCGTGTGACCAGCACCATCCACCTAATTGATCCCAGCACCCTGCAGA TTGCTGAGGTGGATGGAAACACATACTGGCGTTTCCCGTTCAACAGTCTTTGTATCCCACGTCAGCTGGAGGAGTTTATTGTAATGGACATCGACATGATCAGAGAGCAGAAGTTGGGTGCTGGAGCTGGTGTGAGGTCCAACAAG CACACCTTGGCCGAAGTGTGGGTTCAGAAAACATCAGAGATGAACACCAGTCAGCAGTATCACTGCCGCACTTTCCTCGGTCACCTGCTCAACATCGGAGACCTGGTGTTAGG ATTTGATTTTGCCAACTCCAACGTCAATGACGAGTACCTGAATAAGATGAACCCTCATCACGTCCCAGATGTG GTACTGATCAAAAAGAGCTACGACCGCAGCAGAAGGATGAAGCGCAGGAACTGGAGACTACAAGAGATGGACCGAGACCGTGAAGGAATGGACACAGATGAGAG ACAATATCAGGACTTCCTGGAGGACTTGGAGGAGGATGAGGCACTGAGGAAGAATGTCAACATTTACAAAG ATACGTCAAAGATTCCTGTGGAGAGTGACACAGATGATGATGGAGCGCCACGCATTTCTCTGATGGAGATGCTGGAGGAGCTGAGCCTCTCAGATGCCACTGGGGGAGAGGGGGCTGACATGCTGACAGAATAA